One Alcaligenes ammonioxydans DNA segment encodes these proteins:
- a CDS encoding flagellar protein FliT gives MSDTSNPIVDQYQIIAGITRHMLELAQSARWEDVFEQSEHYQLAVEKLKNMEDLSATEKQARRQLLTQILADDAQIRHLATPELSRLGALLGNMKRQQTVLQAYYSPSVHP, from the coding sequence ATGAGCGATACCTCTAACCCGATCGTCGACCAATATCAAATAATCGCCGGCATCACCCGTCACATGCTGGAGCTTGCCCAATCAGCACGCTGGGAGGATGTGTTTGAGCAATCCGAACACTATCAACTCGCCGTGGAAAAACTCAAAAACATGGAAGATCTGTCTGCAACCGAAAAGCAGGCACGTCGTCAGCTGCTGACGCAGATTCTGGCCGATGACGCCCAGATCCGTCACCTGGCCACCCCGGAACTGAGCCGGCTGGGCGCCCTGCTGGGCAATATGAAACGCCAGCAAACGGTATTGCAAGCGTACTACAGCCCTAGCGTTCATCCATGA